One window of the Synechococcus sp. CC9311 genome contains the following:
- the murI gene encoding glutamate racemase — MTIRLGLFDSGIGGLTVLRRILERHGAVPVTYLGDTARVPYGSRSPSEIRSIAAEVVAWLRAQQVSTVVMACNTTNALARDVTEGQAGVPVVGLIGAAAALVKESRVGVLATPATVASGAYRESIEALHPGTLVVQQACPDFVPLIEAGDLRSDELREAAIRYLQPLLEASVDSVVLGCTHYPLLVPLLANLLPSHMRLIDPAVAVATQLDAFLGQPLPGSQNQPVSLEAAHLCVTKDAQGFAERATAWLGQRPCVDLVNLQP; from the coding sequence TTGACCATTCGTCTTGGACTGTTTGACAGTGGCATTGGCGGGCTCACCGTGCTGCGCAGAATCCTGGAGCGTCACGGTGCAGTTCCAGTGACGTACTTAGGCGACACCGCCCGTGTTCCCTACGGAAGTCGCTCTCCTTCAGAAATACGTTCGATTGCGGCTGAGGTTGTGGCTTGGTTGAGAGCACAACAGGTCTCCACCGTTGTGATGGCTTGCAATACCACCAATGCTCTCGCCAGAGACGTCACCGAGGGACAAGCCGGCGTTCCGGTTGTAGGGCTGATTGGAGCTGCCGCTGCTTTGGTTAAAGAATCGCGAGTTGGCGTTCTCGCCACGCCAGCAACGGTGGCCTCTGGGGCCTATCGAGAGAGCATCGAAGCGCTCCATCCGGGAACCCTGGTCGTGCAACAGGCTTGTCCAGACTTTGTTCCACTGATCGAAGCCGGAGATCTCCGTTCTGATGAACTTCGTGAAGCGGCAATTCGATATTTACAACCCTTACTTGAGGCCTCGGTTGATTCGGTGGTGCTCGGCTGCACCCACTACCCGCTGCTCGTTCCGCTTCTTGCGAACTTATTGCCATCTCACATGCGTCTGATCGACCCTGCTGTCGCCGTCGCAACGCAACTCGACGCCTTTCTGGGTCAACCGTTACCAGGAAGCCAAAATCAACCGGTATCACTGGAAGCAGCCCATCTTTGCGTCACGAAAGACGCCCAAGGGTTTGCTGAAAGAGCCACGGCTTGGCTGGGCCAAAGGCCTTGCGTTGATCTCGTGAATCTGCAGCCATAG